In Bythopirellula goksoeyrii, a single window of DNA contains:
- a CDS encoding sigma-54-dependent Fis family transcriptional regulator has product MARETKFRYRSGMAALKYQTPLFDDPKQLLLDLAQERDLASLLKLLVTRIGNSESVALVRLWLVRPGDICQTCALRDECSDRSQCLHLVASQGRSFAEPEKDLTRLDGRFRRFPIGVRKVGRIALTGEAIEAPDLAEMPEWIADPEWVRAEGITGFGGQPLSHHGMVLGVLGVFSRVKIGDECFNWLRMIADHAAVAIAHSYAWEEVQQLRKRLEEENEYLQQEVALEQGFGEMLGTSPALRNVAQQIDLVAPTDSTVLILGESGAGKELVARELHRRSGRADRPLIKVNCAAVQRELFESEFFGHVKGAFTGALRDRLGRFELADGGTLFLDEVGEVPLDLQSKLLRVLQEGEFERVGEEKTRRVDVRVIAATNQDLREESRHRRFREDLYYRLSVFPVALPPLRERQEDIGLLADHFLQGASRRFGVDPPRLTKAVVRHLEQYNWPGNIRELQHVIERGVILSQGGPLRVSLDEKPIDPGKSSAVSESELLTDAQIREIERTNLRRALDVADGKVYGPGGAAELLGVKPTTLNSRLRSMGIKRKYTR; this is encoded by the coding sequence ATGGCAAGAGAAACGAAATTTCGTTATCGTAGTGGCATGGCCGCTTTGAAATACCAAACGCCGCTGTTCGACGATCCGAAACAGCTCCTGTTGGACCTTGCACAAGAACGTGACTTGGCATCGCTCCTCAAGTTGCTCGTGACACGAATCGGCAACTCGGAGTCGGTCGCGTTGGTGCGTCTCTGGCTGGTAAGACCTGGCGACATATGTCAGACGTGCGCGCTACGAGACGAATGTTCTGACCGCTCGCAATGTCTCCATTTAGTGGCCAGCCAAGGTCGGTCATTCGCCGAGCCGGAAAAAGACCTTACGCGTCTCGACGGTCGCTTTCGCCGATTTCCGATCGGCGTACGCAAAGTCGGGCGGATCGCGCTGACCGGCGAAGCGATCGAAGCGCCCGACTTGGCCGAAATGCCAGAGTGGATCGCAGACCCCGAATGGGTACGCGCTGAGGGCATCACGGGGTTTGGAGGGCAACCACTTAGCCATCATGGGATGGTGTTGGGAGTGCTCGGTGTGTTCAGCCGAGTTAAAATCGGCGACGAGTGCTTCAACTGGCTGCGGATGATTGCCGACCACGCTGCGGTCGCGATCGCCCATTCCTACGCTTGGGAGGAGGTTCAGCAGCTTCGTAAACGACTGGAGGAGGAGAACGAATACCTGCAACAAGAGGTCGCTTTGGAGCAGGGATTTGGCGAGATGCTTGGAACCAGCCCGGCCTTGAGGAATGTCGCGCAACAGATTGATCTTGTGGCTCCCACCGATTCGACGGTGCTCATTCTGGGCGAGAGTGGTGCCGGAAAGGAACTTGTCGCGCGAGAGCTGCACCGGCGTAGCGGCAGGGCCGACCGCCCTCTTATTAAGGTGAACTGCGCAGCCGTTCAGCGCGAGCTTTTTGAGAGCGAGTTTTTCGGGCATGTTAAAGGCGCATTCACTGGCGCACTCCGCGACCGTTTGGGACGATTTGAACTTGCCGATGGAGGAACCCTGTTTCTCGACGAGGTTGGCGAGGTGCCGCTCGACCTGCAGAGCAAGCTGCTCCGAGTGCTCCAGGAAGGCGAGTTCGAGCGTGTTGGCGAGGAGAAAACGCGGCGAGTGGATGTGCGAGTAATAGCAGCAACTAACCAAGACTTACGCGAAGAATCGCGGCATCGCCGATTCCGTGAAGATCTTTACTACCGCCTAAGTGTGTTTCCTGTCGCGCTGCCACCCCTGCGTGAGCGGCAGGAAGACATCGGGCTGTTGGCAGATCATTTTTTGCAGGGTGCGTCGCGCCGGTTCGGCGTCGATCCTCCAAGATTGACCAAGGCCGTGGTGCGACATCTTGAGCAGTACAACTGGCCCGGCAACATACGTGAGCTGCAGCACGTGATCGAGCGAGGAGTAATCCTGTCGCAAGGTGGGCCGCTGCGCGTGAGTCTGGATGAGAAGCCCATCGATCCAGGAAAGTCGTCAGCAGTTTCAGAATCAGAGTTGCTCACTGACGCTCAGATTCGCGAGATAGAGAGGACAAACCTGCGCCGTGCTCTCGACGTGGCGGATGGAAAGGTTTACGGACCAGGTGGCGCTGCCGAACTCTTGGGGGTCAAACCTACAACGCTCAACTCTCGACTTAGGTCGATGGGCATCAAAAGGAAATACACAAGATAA
- a CDS encoding zf-TFIIB domain-containing protein, with translation MKCPRDESQLARAKIDGIRLHKCLECSGIWLEFHKLEAICGLKLSNIESHIQEIDDASLNNDVTSGGYMRCPRCPKGRLQKVSYTFMHPIRIDRCNQCLGCWVDKGELDAIVQEKTTLDEQFSESHFQIP, from the coding sequence ATGAAATGCCCACGTGACGAATCACAATTAGCGAGAGCTAAGATTGATGGCATCCGACTTCACAAGTGCCTTGAATGTTCGGGGATTTGGCTCGAATTCCATAAGCTTGAAGCCATTTGTGGGCTGAAACTTTCGAATATCGAGAGTCATATCCAGGAAATAGATGATGCCTCATTAAACAACGACGTAACAAGTGGAGGCTACATGCGGTGCCCGCGGTGCCCAAAAGGTCGATTGCAAAAAGTATCTTACACGTTCATGCATCCAATAAGGATTGATCGCTGCAATCAATGCCTAGGGTGCTGGGTCGACAAGGGGGAACTTGATGCGATTGTGCAGGAAAAGACGACACTAGACGAACAATTCTCAGAAAGTCACTTTCAGATACCTTAG
- a CDS encoding nuclear transport factor 2 family protein yields MSTSTSIRPPFTRETATAKVRAAEDAWNSRDPNRVSLAYSEDSTWRNRNQFLQGRDKIREFLSSKWDIERDYRLMKDLWAFEGNRIAVRFQYEYRDADGHWWRAYGNELWEFDPEGLMRRREASINDLSITESERKFHWPLGEPRPAEPAVVLCVK; encoded by the coding sequence ATGTCCACATCCACTTCCATTCGTCCTCCCTTCACACGGGAGACAGCCACAGCGAAGGTCCGAGCCGCAGAAGATGCTTGGAACTCTAGAGACCCTAACCGCGTATCACTCGCTTACAGCGAGGATTCAACTTGGCGAAACCGCAACCAGTTCCTTCAGGGTCGCGACAAAATTCGCGAGTTCCTCAGCAGCAAATGGGACATAGAACGAGACTATCGCCTCATGAAGGACCTGTGGGCGTTCGAAGGCAACCGGATCGCGGTTCGCTTCCAGTATGAGTATCGCGACGCCGACGGCCATTGGTGGCGAGCCTACGGGAACGAGCTTTGGGAGTTCGACCCCGAGGGGCTGATGCGACGCCGCGAGGCGAGCATCAATGACCTTTCCATCACCGAGTCGGAGCGGAAATTCCATTGGCCGTTAGGTGAACCTCGCCCCGCCGAGCCGGCCGTGGTGCTCTGCGTTAAGTGA
- a CDS encoding cupin domain-containing protein, producing the protein MSTNAQTHYHKRLTELYYILEGEGEMELDGQRHPVKPGDAILIQPGCRHRAIGRLKVLNVPVPAFDPEDEWFD; encoded by the coding sequence ATTAGCACCAATGCCCAAACGCACTATCACAAACGTCTGACGGAACTCTATTACATTCTTGAAGGCGAAGGAGAAATGGAACTAGACGGTCAGCGCCACCCTGTGAAACCAGGCGACGCCATCCTCATCCAACCCGGCTGCCGCCACAGAGCCATCGGCCGCCTGAAAGTGCTAAACGTCCCGGTCCCCGCCTTCGACCCGGAGGATGAGTGGTTCGATTGA
- a CDS encoding carboxymuconolactone decarboxylase family protein encodes MSRLPQIAPDQANPQQAELFESVKSKLGRVPNLLRVLGNSTAALRGYLDFSGALSAGGGLDPKQREIVALTVAQANDCEYCLAAHSTIGKMVGLSPEAIEAARRADGYDELSRAVARFADAVVKSRGRVDDEQLDAFRAAGFNDDAVTEVVAHVALNVFTNYLNNLAETDVDFPAAAPLATEESEAAACSTACGCTV; translated from the coding sequence ATGTCACGACTCCCCCAAATCGCTCCCGACCAAGCCAATCCGCAGCAGGCTGAACTGTTTGAATCCGTCAAATCGAAGCTCGGCCGAGTTCCGAACCTGCTCCGTGTTTTGGGCAATTCCACCGCCGCGTTGCGTGGGTACCTGGATTTTTCCGGTGCGCTTAGCGCTGGCGGCGGCCTCGATCCAAAGCAACGTGAGATTGTTGCACTCACCGTCGCTCAAGCGAACGATTGTGAGTACTGCCTCGCCGCCCACTCCACGATCGGCAAGATGGTCGGTCTATCACCCGAGGCGATCGAGGCCGCCCGCCGTGCAGACGGCTATGACGAATTGAGCCGCGCGGTGGCTCGCTTTGCCGACGCGGTCGTCAAGTCTCGTGGTCGTGTTGACGACGAGCAACTTGATGCGTTCCGTGCCGCCGGCTTTAACGACGATGCGGTCACTGAAGTGGTGGCGCACGTCGCGCTTAACGTCTTCACCAATTACCTCAACAATCTCGCGGAGACCGACGTCGACTTTCCAGCCGCGGCGCCGCTCGCCACCGAGGAGTCGGAAGCAGCAGCCTGCTCGACTGCCTGTGGCTGCACCGTCTGA